In Penaeus vannamei isolate JL-2024 chromosome 4, ASM4276789v1, whole genome shotgun sequence, a single window of DNA contains:
- the LOC138860421 gene encoding pro-resilin-like, which translates to MALKVLVLSAFVVGVFGSSLPSYTPAPSYNAHPTGPAQYDFNYAVNHDSTSNDFGHQENRNGYNTQGAYFVLLPDGRVQRVSYTVNGDAGYVAQVTYEGEAQYGAPRPSTSYQPAPAYA; encoded by the exons ATGGCTCTGAAG GTTCTCGTTCTATCCGCCTTCGTGGTCGGTGTCTTTGGTAGTTCACTGCCATCCTACACTCCTGCACCATCCTATAATGCCCATCCCACG GGACCAGctcagtacgacttcaactacgcagTGAATCACGATTCCACGAGTAACGACTTCGGCCATCAAGAGAATCGAAATGGATACAACACTCAAGGAGCTTACTTTGTACTGCTTCCCGACGGCCGTGTACAGAGGGTGTCGTACACCGTGAACGGCGACGCTGGATACGTGGCCCAAGTTACGTACGAGGGAGAGGCCCAATACGGCGCCCCAAGACCTTCCACTTCCTACCAGCCTGCTCCTGCTTACGCTTAA
- the LOC138860425 gene encoding pro-resilin-like: MALKVLILSAFVAGVFGSSLPSYTPAPSYNAHPTGPAQYDFNYAVNHDSSSNDFGHQENRNGYDTQGAYFVLLPDGRVQRVSYTVNGDAGYVAQVTYEGEAQYGAPRPSTSYQPAPSYA; encoded by the exons ATGGCTCTTAAG GTACTCATTCTATCTGCCTTCGTGGCCGGTGTCTTTGGTAGTTCACTGCCATCCTACACTCCTGCACCATCCTATAATGCCCATCCCACG GGACCAGCTCaatacgacttcaactacgcagTGAATCACGATTCCTCGAGTAACGACTTCGGCCATCAAGAGAATCGAAATGGATACGACACTCAAGGAGCTTACTTTGTCCTGCTTCCCGACGGCCGTGTACAGAGGGTGTCGTACACCGTGAACGGCGACGCTGGATACGTGGCCCAAGTTACGTACGAGGGAGAGGCCCAATACGGCGCCCCAAGACCTTCCACTTCCTACCAGCCTGCTCCTTCTTACGCTTAA
- the LOC138860434 gene encoding pro-resilin-like, whose translation MALKVLILSAFVVGVFGSSLPSYTPAPSYNAHPTGPAQYDFNYAVNHDYSSNDFGHQENRNGYDTQGAYFVLLPDGRVQRVSYTVNGDAGYVAQVTYEGEAQYGAPRPSTSYQPAPAYA comes from the exons ATGGCTCTTAAG GTACTCATTCTTTCCGCCTTCGTGGTCGGTGTCTTTGGTAGTTCACTGCCATCCTACACTCCTGCACCATCCTATAATGCCCATCCCACG GGACCAGctcagtacgacttcaactacgcagTGAATCACGATTACTCGAGTAACGACTTCGGCCACCAAGAGAATCGAAATGGATACGACACTCAAGGAGCTTACTTTGTACTGCTTCCCGACGGCCGTGTACAGAGGGTGTCGTACACCGTGAACGGCGACGCTGGATACGTGGCCCAAGTTACATACGAAGGAGAGGCCCAATACGGCGCCCCAAGACCTTCCACTTCCTACCAACCTGCTCCTGCTTATGCATAA
- the LOC113808409 gene encoding pro-resilin-like: MAIKVFILSAFVVGVLSSSPPSYNVPVPSYNAPAPTGPAQYDFNYAVNHDYSSNDFGHQENRNGYDTQGAYFVLLPDGRVQRVSYTVNGDAGYVAQVTYEGEAQYGAPRPSTSYKPAPAYA, translated from the exons ATGGCAATCAAG GTTTTCATTCTATCCGCCTTCGTGGTCGGTGTCCTCAGCAGTTCTCCACCATCCTACAACGTTCCTGTCCCATCTTATAACGCTCCTGCTCCCACG GGACCAGctcagtacgacttcaactacgcagTGAATCATGATTACTCGAGTAACGACTTCGGCCACCAAGAGAATCGAAATGGATACGACACTCAAGGAGCTTACTTTGTACTGCTTCCCGACGGCCGTGTACAGAGGGTGTCGTACACCGTGAACGGCGACGCTGGATACGTGGCCCAAGTTACGTACGAGGGAGAGGCCCAATACGGCGCCCCACGACCTTCCACTtcctacaagcctgctcctgcTTATGCTTAA